One stretch of Oceanipulchritudo coccoides DNA includes these proteins:
- a CDS encoding sulfotransferase family protein, with translation MAQFRVNLVIIGVGKAGTTSLAKWLSDLDECCFSEPKETMFFGSDRLFEKGIDWYQNTFFPHYAGESLVAEATPAYSIRAQCGAAAERIHEHNPQSKIIYMVRDPLARCVSAWKMWASLEPTQSDFGNHLITTSKKGFNNWLRDPVVYKHMVLTSSYRYQLEAWQLFPKEQQHVIFLEDLKERKTDTLNKVSNFLELAPGTLEEASRINYNTGENRSQKTPFRRRLEESSLWNSVKGLVPGGLKAAVAESNIGSKPIKFGNDDWETNLRAKFLQDISEDNIAFLKDFGKPAEFWTRT, from the coding sequence ATGGCGCAATTCAGAGTTAACCTGGTTATTATAGGTGTTGGTAAAGCTGGTACGACCAGCCTTGCAAAATGGCTGAGCGATTTGGATGAGTGTTGTTTCAGCGAGCCAAAGGAAACGATGTTTTTTGGCAGTGACCGGCTCTTTGAAAAGGGAATTGATTGGTATCAAAACACTTTTTTCCCGCACTATGCCGGTGAATCGTTAGTGGCCGAAGCCACACCAGCTTATTCAATCCGGGCACAATGTGGTGCCGCGGCGGAAAGAATCCACGAGCACAATCCCCAATCAAAAATTATCTACATGGTCAGGGATCCCCTGGCGCGATGTGTGTCGGCCTGGAAAATGTGGGCCTCCCTTGAGCCGACTCAGTCTGACTTTGGAAATCACCTCATCACGACATCGAAGAAAGGGTTCAACAACTGGTTGCGGGATCCGGTGGTTTACAAGCATATGGTCTTGACCAGTTCTTACCGTTACCAACTGGAGGCCTGGCAACTTTTTCCCAAGGAACAGCAACATGTGATATTCCTTGAGGATTTAAAAGAGCGAAAAACGGATACATTGAACAAGGTGAGTAATTTTCTAGAGTTGGCTCCCGGCACCCTGGAAGAAGCCAGTCGCATTAATTACAACACAGGAGAAAACCGATCCCAGAAAACCCCATTCCGCCGACGGCTTGAAGAAAGCTCTCTCTGGAATTCGGTCAAGGGGCTCGTTCCGGGAGGATTAAAGGCAGCAGTCGCTGAATCCAATATCGGGAGCAAACCCATCAAATTTGGAAATGATGATTGGGAGACGAACCTCAGGGCTAAATTCCTTCAGGATATCTCCGAGGATAACATTGCATTTTTAAAGGACTTTGGAAAGCCAGCTGAATTCTGGACAAGGACGTGA
- a CDS encoding polysaccharide pyruvyl transferase family protein, with protein MKEKHLVLWSPGIENHEGRPSANLGDLIIEEAVLREINELFPGWKLSKVSTHLRFGPQQRHLVRSADRIVIGGSNLLSSYMDGYFQWDLTMQNAFAARGAVLMGAGWWRDQGEPNRYTKILLNLVLSRKLKHSVRDGQAKKLLGLTKIRNVLNTGCPTMWPLATMDTAAIRTRPAKKVLCMLTDYYPDPELDQALLSLLESQYETVYFWPQGFGDYLYIQDLDFGGVVLDRSLDALDAVLADEPELDYVGTRLHGGVRCLINGKRCLTLEVDNRAREIGKETHLPTVERDNLDAIKKWTEGSEPVRLNLRTKDIAAWKSQFSS; from the coding sequence ATGAAAGAAAAACATTTAGTATTGTGGTCTCCGGGAATTGAGAATCATGAAGGAAGGCCTAGTGCAAATCTGGGCGACCTGATTATCGAGGAAGCTGTTCTTCGGGAAATCAATGAACTCTTCCCGGGTTGGAAATTGAGCAAGGTTTCAACCCACCTGCGTTTTGGCCCGCAACAACGACATTTGGTTCGATCCGCAGACCGGATTGTTATTGGCGGCTCCAATTTGCTCAGCTCCTACATGGATGGATATTTTCAATGGGACCTGACCATGCAGAATGCCTTTGCCGCTCGAGGAGCAGTCCTGATGGGGGCAGGCTGGTGGAGAGACCAGGGTGAACCCAACCGCTACACCAAGATCCTGTTAAACCTTGTCCTTTCGAGAAAACTCAAACATTCCGTCCGCGACGGACAGGCGAAGAAGCTTCTTGGGTTAACCAAGATTCGTAACGTTTTGAATACGGGATGTCCGACAATGTGGCCACTCGCGACAATGGATACGGCCGCAATTCGTACTCGCCCGGCAAAGAAGGTTCTTTGCATGCTGACAGACTACTATCCGGATCCTGAACTGGATCAGGCCTTGCTCAGCCTCTTGGAATCCCAATACGAAACGGTCTATTTCTGGCCACAAGGATTTGGTGACTACTTGTATATTCAGGATCTGGACTTTGGGGGCGTTGTCCTGGACCGAAGTCTGGATGCTCTGGATGCTGTTCTGGCAGATGAACCCGAACTGGACTATGTCGGGACAAGGCTACATGGCGGGGTGCGTTGCTTGATTAACGGCAAGCGCTGCCTGACCCTTGAAGTGGATAACCGGGCCCGGGAAATTGGCAAGGAGACACACCTTCCAACTGTTGAACGGGATAATCTGGATGCCATCAAAAAATGGACAGAAGGTTCTGAACCAGTCCGCTTGAATTTAAGAACGAAAGATATTGCGGCTTGGAAATCGCAGTTTTCCAGCTGA